In Deltaproteobacteria bacterium, the genomic window TATTGATATTCACTCCACCCTGTTGTAAAACAGCCAGGGTTCGTCCGTACGGGTCTTTTTCGTTACACTCCTTCAGGGTGACCATCTTCCCCAGAGCCATTTTCCGTAAAGATCGCGTCGCCTTTGCGGCCCAGGGCTCACCTACTTCCGGAGCGTCTATTCCAAGAAGCCTGACCCTCGTCCCGCCCGCAAGCACCAGGGTATCACCGTCTATGATCCTCCCAACGAGGAACGTGCCGTCGGCGCCGGATGGTATCGGGACAGCGATCAGGCCCCACGCGGCCAATATTAACGCGGCAAGCTTGAATCGGAGATTCTTTGCGGGTATCATCATAAGCCTGATTGATACCACAAGAACATTGGATCTGACCAGAAAACAGAGAAGGAAATGACGCCATGTGGAAAATGCTGTTAACCATCCTCGCGGTTAACGTTCTGGCCACGGCCCCCATTAATGTTTACGCCCTGGAACAGGCGGCCCCCGTCGGAACCGTCGATTTCCTTCCCGAGGGGTCGGCGGCGCCGCTTTTTAAAGCAACCGACCATTCAGGCCGGACGATCGACCTTGCAGATTTTCTCGGCAGGGTGCCGGTTGTCCTCAACTTCTGGTCCATTTACTGTGACTCCTGTGTGGAAGAGATGCTCTCTCTGCAGAAACTCGAGGACAAATACGGCGGAAAGAACCTTGCAATCCTGGCAATAAACGAGGATATCAATATATCCCAGGATAGAATCCGAAGATTTCTTGAACGCCTGGAACGCTTCCAAGGCAAGGTAACCTACCCCATCCTTTTCGACCAGGATTCAGCCATCTTCAACTCATACCGGGGTAATCTTCTCCCCACGCTTGTCCTAATAAACCGTGATGGAAAGATCGTCTCGACATTCAGGGGATACACCGCGGAAAGCGAGCCCGACACCCTGGCAACGATCGAAGGCCTCGTTTCCCCTGAAATCCGGGCCACACCGGAAAAACCACCCGCCGGGACGGCAAAGGTTCAGTTTTCATCCGTTGCCGGTATGGCATCCCTTTGCGGTTTTTATGATGGGGGAAAATGGAAGAAGAGCTTTACGGGAAATGACAGTTTCGGCCAGGAACTGGAACTGACAAGAGAACTGGCCAGGCGGGACGCTACAAGACAGACCATCCTTTATGCTCTTAACGCCCAGGGGATCAAGCTTTTCTCCAACAGGCCTTTGCGCGGCTGCATCGATGAGGCAGGGATCCATCTTAACCGCGACCCATTCGACACCGGAGATCCTGCATCCAACATCCTGAATCTCCTGAATTACTCGGATTTCTTCACCACCACCAGTGAGCAGGAGAAGCTTGTAGGCAACACGTATTACGTCGCGAGGACCGTCAGAATAGACGTCGAGGCCCTGTCTAAGGAACTGGCCTCATCAGGATACCTTTTCAGCCCCACGAGAATCGAGTTCACATATGTCAACATGACCCCATTGGACCGGAAAGAGTTTCTCCAGTCCCTCCTCAGTCAATCCAGGTTTATCGGCAACTTTGAAAACCCGGTAATCACACCCCATTCCACCTCGCAGGTGTTCGAGGTCTACACCTCATCACAGGAATTCGCCGATGAGATCCTGAGTATGGATTTTTCGGACCTGCAGGTGTTCGTGGAACAGGTGACTCCATCGTCCCTGGAACTGGAGATCTGGAAAAAGGCGGAATAAAATACCGGTTGGTGAAATAATCAGGTTCCAGGTTTCGGCTCTTTTATCCCATTGGACTCGGGAAAAAGGTCCTCCTGTTCCCCGGCTTTGGGGGTCGGTCTTCGTCCCAAATGCCGGTAGGCCGTCTCAGTGGCCAGCCGCCCCCGT contains:
- a CDS encoding TlpA family protein disulfide reductase, with the translated sequence MWKMLLTILAVNVLATAPINVYALEQAAPVGTVDFLPEGSAAPLFKATDHSGRTIDLADFLGRVPVVLNFWSIYCDSCVEEMLSLQKLEDKYGGKNLAILAINEDINISQDRIRRFLERLERFQGKVTYPILFDQDSAIFNSYRGNLLPTLVLINRDGKIVSTFRGYTAESEPDTLATIEGLVSPEIRATPEKPPAGTAKVQFSSVAGMASLCGFYDGGKWKKSFTGNDSFGQELELTRELARRDATRQTILYALNAQGIKLFSNRPLRGCIDEAGIHLNRDPFDTGDPASNILNLLNYSDFFTTTSEQEKLVGNTYYVARTVRIDVEALSKELASSGYLFSPTRIEFTYVNMTPLDRKEFLQSLLSQSRFIGNFENPVITPHSTSQVFEVYTSSQEFADEILSMDFSDLQVFVEQVTPSSLELEIWKKAE